TTCGGCGTTTATGGGGACTCGGGAACCAAGTTGTGCGGGAGTCCCCCAGACCAAGTTGGCAGCTTGTGTAAGTCCCCATCATCCATGATTCTTACCTTGGCTAATGTACCAGACCACGAGGAACAGGATGCGAAAACGTTCGCTGAATGGGGAGCGGATTCGCTCAAGTGTATGTCTGTCTGCCCATTAAAGATGAAGCCCCGCTGATCGTGTAGATGACAACTGTTATTCGGACGCCGCGACCAACTACCCTAATGTCAACTACGAACCCAGCACATCTCCTCGTCCCCGCTACGAAATCATGTCGTCCGCCCTCGCCCGTGTCGGCCGACCAATCCTCTTCCAAATCTGCGAATGGGGTATCGACTTTCCCGCTCTTTGGGCCCCTGCGCTCGGGAACTCCTGGCGCATCGGCAACGACATCATCCCCGCGTGGCGAAGTATCTTCCGCACGCTGAACCAGGCCGTCCCCAACACGGATTTCGCTGGACCCGGTCAGTGGGCAGATCTGGATATGCTGTATGTGGGCAACGGGGTGTTTTCTTTGCCGGAGGAGCAGACGCACTTCTCGCTGTGGGCTATTCTCAAAAGCCCATTGACTATTGGAGCGGCGTTGAAGGATGATGACACGAGTATCAGCCAGGCGTCGTTGGAGGTGCTGAAGCAGAAGGATGTCATTGGCTTCAACCAGGATGCGCTGGGAGTAAGTGCGAGTCTGAAGAGGAGGTGGTCGGATGAAGGCTATGAGGTATGGAGTGGACCACTGTCGGGCAACAGGACGGTGGTGGCGGTCATCAATTGGCGCAATGAGTCGAGGGATCTCACGCTCGATCTGCCTGATGTTGGTCTGCAGTATGCCCAAGTTGCCAGGAATATTTGGGGCAAGACCGTGGTCCGTGATGTGCGAACATCGTACACAGCGGGAGTGGCAGGACATGGGACGATTCTTCTTGAGTTGCAGGGTACCCTTCCGTCAGGATTATATCCGGCCAAGATCTTCGCAAAGTCGACAGGTCAAAGATCCACTTTCGAGTCAATCTACGCAGCTACCACTAGCGCAAACTACGAGCTGGCCATCACCTTTTCGCGACCGTCCACCGAAACCGTCACCATCACGACCTCCTCCGGCCAGACCGTCTCGATCTCCGGCAAATCGGGCCGAATCGCGTTGACCGCTGGATCgaacaccatcaccatccagcACAAAACCCCTATCGAGTCGATCCAGATTACCCCACCGACCGGCACCTACTACGCCAACACGGTCTTCAACGTTACCGGCAGCGCCAAGCACACCACCTGCGGCTCGGGGTGCAGCCCCGTGGGCTCGAAAATTGGATACCTCAGTCCCACCAGCAACGCCTACACATCTATCTCAACGACCACCGCGGGGTCCAAGTACCTCGCGATCGACTACATCAACAATGAAGTCGCCTTTTCGTCAAGCTGGGGCTGGGGCTCTAACTCGCGCAATCTGACTGTCAGCGTCAACGACGGGGCGCCGGTGCGACTGGAGGTCCCGCTGAGCGGACGGCATAGCGAGCTGTACTCTCCTGGCAAGGGTTGGTGGGACACAGCGACGCTGGGCGTTCTGACCTCTGGATggaagaagggggagaatAAGGTGGTCTTTGGGAATGAGGGTGGAGAGGATGGGTTCCAAACTTATGCGGCTGATTTCGTGGGCGTCAGGGTTTTGGATTAACCGATCATTGCCTGTATCTGCTGATGATTCTGATGTTCGAATGATGAATGAGCTGCCAAGGATTAGCTTAGTCTACCCCAATCTCATGAGTCACCACAGCCAAGAATTCCTTCGTACTTTTCTCACACCGAAGTTCCTCCACAGGTCTCCACTGGAGACATGGATCTGCCCCATGGGCCATCAGGAAAGGTGGAACGAGCTCGGCCTGATTGGGGACCGGGGTTTAGCCAGTTGACATTTGAGAGCTATAAATGCGCCTATGCATCGATCAGTCCGAGTTCTCTAACTAATTTTTCGTGCAATTTCGTCCTGCTGTCTGTCCGATAtggcaacaacaacaacaactactactacaacaacaacaactactactactactgcCACTACCAAAACATACTCTCGAAATGAAGACAATAACGAACTCGCCAGTATCCAACTCGAGGCATCAACCCCCCCACCATCAGGAAATGTCTTCCCCGCCATCGAACGATGGAACCATCCCAAGGCGAACATCTACAAGACCATCACGACCTTCTGGTGTTTCCTCGTCATGGGCGCGAATGATGCCGCATACGGTGTAAGCTCAGCCTTCTACCCTGGCCGTCATTCATTTAAGAACTAACTCATTACATAGCCGCTAATCCCCTACGTAAGTATCAGTGTCCTACTTACCATCTGAAGTTATACTGACCAACAAGTTG
The Aspergillus fumigatus Af293 chromosome 4, whole genome shotgun sequence DNA segment above includes these coding regions:
- a CDS encoding alpha-galactosidase D, whose protein sequence is MEFIVSLLLLSPALVAGSLHSRIDNGLARTPQMGWNSYNYYSCSPNEAIIRSNAKALVDLGLAELGYRYVTTDCGWSVADRLPNGTLTWNETLFPSGFPAMGEYLHELGLLFGVYGDSGTKLCGSPPDQVGSLCKSPSSMILTLANVPDHEEQDAKTFAEWGADSLKYDNCYSDAATNYPNVNYEPSTSPRPRYEIMSSALARVGRPILFQICEWGIDFPALWAPALGNSWRIGNDIIPAWRSIFRTLNQAVPNTDFAGPGQWADLDMLYVGNGVFSLPEEQTHFSLWAILKSPLTIGAALKDDDTSISQASLEVLKQKDVIGFNQDALGVSASLKRRWSDEGYEVWSGPLSGNRTVVAVINWRNESRDLTLDLPDVGLQYAQVARNIWGKTVVRDVRTSYTAGVAGHGTILLELQGTLPSGLYPAKIFAKSTGQRSTFESIYAATTSANYELAITFSRPSTETVTITTSSGQTVSISGKSGRIALTAGSNTITIQHKTPIESIQITPPTGTYYANTVFNVTGSAKHTTCGSGCSPVGSKIGYLSPTSNAYTSISTTTAGSKYLAIDYINNEVAFSSSWGWGSNSRNLTVSVNDGAPVRLEVPLSGRHSELYSPGKGWWDTATLGVLTSGWKKGENKVVFGNEGGEDGFQTYAADFVGVRVLD